A part of Eubacterium sp. AB3007 genomic DNA contains:
- a CDS encoding TIGR03905 family TSCPD domain-containing protein — translation MAGYAFKPQGVCSRLINFELDGEKRIHNLQYEGGCNGNLKALGILLEGMPAKEAADKLRGNDCGGRGTSCADQLAQALDYVLINNPTQ, via the coding sequence ATGGCGGGATATGCGTTTAAGCCACAGGGCGTGTGTTCGAGACTGATCAATTTTGAACTGGATGGCGAGAAGAGGATCCATAATCTGCAATACGAAGGCGGATGCAATGGAAACCTGAAGGCGCTCGGCATCCTGCTGGAGGGCATGCCGGCGAAAGAGGCGGCAGACAAGCTTAGAGGAAATGACTGCGGTGGAAGAGGAACCTCCTGTGCAGATCAGCTGGCGCAGGCCCTGGACTATGTTCTGATCAACAACCCTACACAATAG